Genomic DNA from Ensifer adhaerens:
ACCCCCGTTAGGAATTTACCTCAAGTTCATGCTGTGGGTCGCGGAAGGCATGTCTGCTTCCAGGAGCCCGCCGCGGTGACTTCTATAACCGAGATGAAGGCGCTTTCTCGTGGTTAATGTTACCGCGTCTGCTTTCCGAGGCCTACCGCTCTCAGGCAGCTTGACCAAAACGCCGCTTCCGTTGAATGTCTTCCGGTGCCGGCTGTCAACGCCGTTTCAGCCAAGTCTCCAGAGCCTGCCGAATCGCACGATCTGCGGGCACCGTCTGATCGAACGCCCACCAAGTGTGCGCCCCCTGCCAGAGAGCGGCCATCTGCCAGCCCAGAATATTCGCCTCCTGGGGGTCTGAAGACAGCCGTCGTCCCAGTGCTGAGACCAACGTGCGTCCCCACGCTGCGCCCCTCTCGCGAAGTCTCGGGTTCCGTATGTCTTCTCGAAGCAGAAGAAGCCCATCAGTGGCATCACGCTCGGCCGTGTCGGGAGACATCAACCGCAGTAGGAGCTTTATGGCTCCCTCAGGCGATAGATCCTCTTCGAGGTCTGCAGCCTTCGTCTCGGCATCCAACCGGTCCCACGCCTGCAGGAGGGTCGCCTCAACCAGGCGCTCGCGGTTGCCGTAGCGTTGCACCAGTGTCGCCGCAGACAAGCCTGAAGCCTCCGCCGCACGCGCAAAGGTCAAACCATCGGGTCCTGTCTTCATCATTAGCTCGAACAAGGCGTCGAGAACCCGTTCATCGGGAATTGTCTTGCGTCTGGTCATTGCTATATATAAACGTACATTCATTTATAAATCAAGGAGGCTTTGATGGCGAAGATTGTTGGGTACATAGCAACCAGTCTGGACGGCTTCATCGCAGACGAGAACGACAAACTCGACTGGCTGTTCAAATACGACGGAATGGACTTAGGCGAGCATGACTACCGCCTCTTCGTGAAGGGTGTTGATTTCCACTGAGAGCTGACCCGGCGTAGCCTGATATTTCCATTGAGAATTGACCCATGTTTCAACCGTCCCTCGCGTGTTTTCAGCGGGGGCTCTGGAGTGATCGACATGGCGTTACTGAGCGTAATTCGACGCTGGCATTTTCGAGAGCATCTATCGATCCGGGAGATTTGCCGCAGGACCGGCTTATCCCGGAATACCATCCGCAAATATCTACGCGCCGGCGGCGTGGAGCCGAAGTTCAACGTGCCGGAGAGG
This window encodes:
- a CDS encoding transcriptional regulator, TetR family; translated protein: MNVRLYIAMTRRKTIPDERVLDALFELMMKTGPDGLTFARAAEASGLSAATLVQRYGNRERLVEATLLQAWDRLDAETKAADLEEDLSPEGAIKLLLRLMSPDTAERDATDGLLLLREDIRNPRLRERGAAWGRTLVSALGRRLSSDPQEANILGWQMAALWQGAHTWWAFDQTVPADRAIRQALETWLKRR